One Candidatus Devosia phytovorans genomic window carries:
- the ispH gene encoding 4-hydroxy-3-methylbut-2-enyl diphosphate reductase: MEKRPQLDILLCAPRGFCAGVDRAIQIVELALQKYGAPVYVRHAIVHNKYVVDGLRDKGAIFVEELSEIPETDAPVVFSAHGVPKSVPADAKSRNMFFLDATCPLVSKVHVEAQRHHAEGHEIVLIGHKGHPEVVGTMGQLPPGSISLIETVADAMVFEPKDAQTLAFVTQTTLSVDDTKEIVAALKSRFPAINGPHKEDICYATTNRQEAIKAVAPEVDAMIVVGSPNSSNSLRLVEVAERSGCKVAMLVDRASEIDWARFEGIKSLGVSAGASAPEKLVDEVIEAFAQRYDIKVEARVTARENIAFNIPRELRTMEVAVGK, encoded by the coding sequence ATGGAAAAGCGGCCACAACTAGACATTCTGCTCTGCGCCCCCCGCGGTTTTTGCGCGGGCGTTGATCGTGCCATCCAGATCGTGGAGCTGGCGTTGCAAAAATATGGCGCGCCGGTCTATGTGCGCCACGCCATCGTGCATAACAAATATGTCGTCGATGGCCTGCGCGACAAGGGCGCGATCTTTGTCGAAGAGCTGAGCGAGATCCCCGAGACCGACGCGCCCGTCGTCTTCTCGGCCCATGGCGTGCCCAAGTCGGTGCCTGCCGATGCCAAAAGCCGCAACATGTTCTTCCTCGATGCCACCTGCCCGCTGGTCTCCAAGGTTCATGTCGAAGCGCAGCGCCATCATGCCGAGGGCCACGAGATCGTCCTCATCGGCCACAAGGGGCATCCGGAGGTCGTCGGCACTATGGGGCAGTTGCCGCCGGGCTCGATCAGTCTGATCGAAACCGTTGCCGACGCCATGGTGTTCGAGCCCAAGGATGCCCAGACGCTGGCTTTCGTGACGCAGACCACGCTGTCGGTCGATGACACCAAAGAGATCGTTGCAGCGCTGAAGTCGCGCTTTCCGGCGATCAACGGGCCACACAAGGAAGACATCTGCTACGCCACCACCAATCGCCAGGAGGCCATCAAGGCCGTGGCGCCGGAAGTGGATGCGATGATCGTGGTGGGTTCACCCAATTCCTCCAATTCGCTGCGACTCGTCGAAGTCGCCGAACGCTCGGGTTGCAAGGTCGCCATGCTGGTCGACCGCGCCTCCGAGATCGACTGGGCCCGCTTTGAAGGCATCAAGTCGCTCGGCGTTTCGGCCGGTGCCTCTGCCCCGGAAAAGCTTGTCGACGAGGTGATTGAAGCCTTTGCCCAGCGCTATGACATCAAGGTCGAAGCGCGCGTCACCGCCAGGGAAAACATCGCCTTCAACATCCCGCGCGAGCTGCGCACCATGGAAGTTGCGGTCGGCAAGTGA
- the rnhA gene encoding ribonuclease HI codes for MSDKVIIHTDGACSGNPGPGGWGAILQFGPHTKELKGGEALTTNNRMELTASIEALNALTRPCEIELHTDSQYVKNGVQSWMHGWKRNGWKTADKKPVKNVELWQALDEAEKRHNVEWHWVKGHAGHDLNERADELAREGMAPFKGKR; via the coding sequence ATGAGCGACAAAGTCATCATCCATACCGACGGCGCCTGTTCGGGCAATCCCGGGCCGGGTGGCTGGGGCGCCATCCTGCAATTTGGGCCCCATACCAAGGAGCTCAAGGGCGGCGAGGCGCTGACCACCAACAACCGCATGGAGCTGACGGCCTCCATCGAGGCGCTCAATGCGCTCACCCGCCCCTGCGAGATCGAGCTTCACACTGACAGTCAATATGTGAAAAACGGCGTGCAGAGCTGGATGCACGGCTGGAAGCGCAATGGCTGGAAGACCGCCGACAAGAAGCCGGTCAAGAATGTCGAGCTGTGGCAGGCGTTGGACGAAGCCGAGAAGCGCCACAATGTGGAATGGCACTGGGTCAAAGGCCATGCCGGGCACGACCTCAACGAGCGCGCTGATGAGCTGGCCCGCGAGGGCATGGCGCCGTTCAAGGGCAAGCGTTAA
- a CDS encoding DUF808 domain-containing protein, whose amino-acid sequence MSVGLLALLDDVAGLVKVAAASLDDVAGQAAKAGVKAAGAVIDDAAVTPNYVTGFTAERELPIVGKIAWGSIKNKLLFLLPAALLLSLFAPWLITPLLMIGGAYLCYEGAEKIFHALRPHDAEAHEAGLESVSVAPQNLEDQKVAGAIQTDFILSAEIMTIILSAIDVENFWTRAAILAVAGVGITVAVYGAVALIVKGDDFGVFMARNARTGAGRAFGRGLVGFMPVFMQILSVVGTAAMTWVGGSIIVHGLYEFGLAWPEHVVEGAAHWAEAAAPAIAGFTGWLATAGVDFVFGIALGAVMIPVVGYVLAPALKAAKGLLPKRA is encoded by the coding sequence ATGAGTGTTGGTCTTCTCGCCCTGCTCGACGATGTCGCCGGGCTGGTCAAGGTTGCTGCTGCCTCGCTCGACGACGTCGCGGGTCAGGCGGCCAAGGCCGGTGTGAAAGCTGCGGGTGCAGTGATCGACGACGCTGCGGTCACCCCGAACTATGTGACCGGCTTCACCGCCGAACGCGAATTGCCCATCGTTGGCAAGATCGCCTGGGGCTCGATCAAGAACAAGCTGCTGTTTCTTCTGCCGGCCGCACTGCTGCTGAGCCTCTTTGCACCCTGGCTGATCACGCCACTGCTGATGATCGGTGGCGCCTATCTCTGCTATGAAGGCGCCGAGAAGATATTTCATGCCCTCCGGCCCCATGATGCCGAGGCGCATGAAGCCGGACTCGAATCGGTCTCCGTCGCGCCGCAAAATCTCGAAGACCAGAAGGTGGCCGGCGCCATCCAGACCGACTTCATTCTCTCCGCCGAGATCATGACGATCATCCTCTCGGCCATCGACGTCGAGAATTTCTGGACCCGGGCAGCTATTCTTGCGGTCGCTGGCGTCGGCATTACCGTTGCCGTCTACGGCGCGGTGGCGCTGATCGTGAAGGGCGATGATTTCGGTGTCTTCATGGCGCGCAATGCCCGCACCGGCGCCGGTCGCGCCTTTGGCCGTGGCCTTGTGGGCTTCATGCCCGTCTTCATGCAGATATTGAGCGTCGTCGGCACGGCAGCGATGACCTGGGTTGGCGGCAGCATCATCGTGCATGGGCTCTACGAATTCGGCTTAGCCTGGCCCGAGCATGTCGTTGAAGGCGCCGCCCACTGGGCAGAGGCCGCCGCACCGGCCATTGCCGGCTTCACTGGCTGGCTGGCCACGGCCGGCGTCGACTTCGTCTTCGGCATCGCCTTGGGCGCGGTGATGATCCCCGTGGTCGGCTACGTTTTGGCGCCGGCTCTCAAGGCCGCGAAAGGCTTGCTGCCCAAACGGGCTTAA